In a genomic window of Rhinoderma darwinii isolate aRhiDar2 chromosome 10, aRhiDar2.hap1, whole genome shotgun sequence:
- the LOC142662380 gene encoding olfactory receptor 5V1-like — MGHENETPMDDFILLGFPKGPKTCSFLIALAYIMVLIANLSVFSIIQVASHLQTPMYFFLCCLSILDVCYSTVTLPAMLVNALTGNRRISISRCFTQLYFFIYVGGTECLLLATMAFDRYVAICNPLQYILIMNRSFCSYIMAGCCFLGLINSMFHTVMTLRLSFCGPRHINNFFCDILPMLEAACSDIYSSQIFIRVDTVVMGVSTFIIVMNSYIHIISTILKIHSSEGRQKVFSTCSSHLIVVTVFYISGIFSYNGPKSGESFMVARVSSVINSVLPPLLNPVIYCLRNNEVKRALKKAITSI, encoded by the coding sequence ATGGGACATGAAAACGAGACTCCTATGGATGACTTTATTCTGTTGGGCTTCCCCAAGGGACCAAAGACCTGTTCATTTTTAATCGCTTTGGCTTACATCATGGTTCTTATTGCTAACCTGTCCGTGTTTAGTATCATCCAGGTGGCCAGCCATCTCCAGACCCCAATGTACTTTTTCTTGTGTTGCTTGTCCATTTTAGACGTCTGTTACTCTACGGTCACCCTCCCGGCGATGCTTGTTAATGCCCTAACAGGGAACAGGAGGATATCAATCAGCAGATGCTTTACCCAGCTTTATTTCTTCATCTATGTTGGAGGAACTGAATGTCTTCTTCTGGCCACCATGGCGTTTGACCGATACGTAGCCATATGTAACCCCCTCCAATATATCCTCATCATGAACAGGAGTTTCTGCTCCTACATTATGGCAGGATGTTGCTTCCTTGGTTTGATCAACTCCATGTTCCACACCGTGATGACTTTGAGGCTAAGCTTTTGTGGACCTCGTCATATCAATAATTTCTTTTGTGATATTCTTCCAATGTTGGAAGCTGCTTGTAGTGACATATACAGTAGTCAGATATTCATACGAGTAGACACCGTGGTGATGGGAGTATCCACATTTATAATTGTGATGAATTCCTACATACATATTATTTCCACTATACTGAAAATCCACTCTTCAGAGGGAAGGCAGAAAGTCTTCTCCACATGTTCCTCCCATCTTATTGTTGTCACAGTCTTCTACATATCGGGTATTTTCAGCTACAATGGCCCGAAGTCTGGAGAATCTTTTATGGTCGCCCGAGTGTCTTCTGTTATAAATAGCGTGCTACCTCCATTACTGAACCCGGTTATATACTGCTTAAGAAACAATGAGGTGAAGAGAGCCTTAAAAAAAGCAATTACTAGTATTTGA
- the LOC142662382 gene encoding olfactory receptor 5V1-like has translation MEVENKTLLNDFILLGFLEGCVVCTIIMATIYIMIIIGNLAVFSIIQVDNHLQTPMYFFLSCLSLLDVCFSTVTLPAMLSNAIIGNTRISFNRCLIQLYFFVCFGGSECLLLAAMAYDRYVAICNPLHYPIIMNKRFCSSFVAGCWVCGLLNAVFHTLMTLKLTFCGAHHINHFFCDVLPMLEAACSDIQSSQVLLHVVTIFLGMSPFLLVMNSYIHIISTILKIRSSEGRQKVFSTCSSHLIVVSVFYITGIFTYNGPSSGQYFIIVRVSSVLYGILSPLLNPVFYCLRNKEVKKALKKALKKAMTRT, from the coding sequence ATGGAAGTAGAAAATAAAACGTTGCTGAATGATTTTATTCTACTTGGATTCTTGGAAGGATGCGTTGTTTGTACAATTATAATGGCCACTATTTATATAATGATCATCATCGGGAATCTCGCCGTGTTCAGCATCATCCAGGTGGACAACCATCTCCAGACGCCCATGTATTTTTTCTTGAGTTGCCTATCCTTATTAGATGTATGTTTCTCTACAGTCACTCTGCCGGCTATGCTCAGCAATGCTATAATAGGGAACACGAGGATATCTTTCAATAGATGTCTCATACAGCTCTATTTCTTTGTCTGTTTTGGAGGATCTGAATGTCTTCTTCTGGCTGCCATGGCTTATGACCGATACGTGGCCATATGTAACCCCCTCCATTACCCCATCATTATGAATAAGAGGTTCTGCTCATCCTTTGTTGCCGGGTGCTGGGTCTGCGGGTTGTTGAATGCTGTTTTCCACACCTTGATGACCTTGAAACTGACCTTCTGTGGAGCTCATCATATCAACCATTTCTTCTGTGATGTCCTTCCAATGTTGGAAGCCGCTTGTAGTGATATCCAGAGCAGCCAAGTGTTGTTACATGTTGTTACCATATTTCTGGGGATGTCTCCTTTTCTACTAGTGATGAATTCCTACATACATATAATTTCCACTATCCTCAAAATCCGCTCCTCGGAAGGAAGACAGAAGGTCTTCTCCACATGTTCCTCACACCTCATAGTTGTCAGTGTCTTTTACATAACGGGTATTTTCACCTACAATGGACCTAGTTCTGGGCAATATTTTATCATTGTCCGGGTTTCATCTgttctgtatggtatattatctcCATTGTTAAACCCTGTTTTCTACTGTTTGAGAAATAAAGAGGTGAAGAAAGCCTTGAAGAAAGCCTTGAAGAAAGCGATGACTAGAACATAA